In Paenibacillus sp. FSL R7-0345, a single window of DNA contains:
- a CDS encoding DUF5682 family protein, translating into MTAAAEAGVRIFGVRHLSPGGARHLLDFLDEHKPTAVLIEGPSDATDEIRHLTEGATRPPVAILAFTDQVPVRTVLWPFAVYSPEYQAMKWARKNKAEAAFIDLPSSVTLGLQGAMNRSRAAGPEAVPSADQTDEPEAAEVQDEESVYSRIAQLAGEYDYDMYWERNYEHNDSSGAYQAAIHAFSAHMRELGEEKELREQPSEYAYNALREAYMRRQIQQAVTAGHKPDNIVVICGAYHASALAAALPPMSDEELAALPSRSTKLTLMPYSYYKLSTMSGYGAGNAAPHYFEMMWDAMAAGKPEELPHRYLSAVAGHVRSGGTYRSTAEVIEAVRLAESLAALHGGSRPALRDLRDAAQTLLGHGDLGAIAEPLARVDVGTAIGYLPEGVSQTPIQDDLNRLLKQYKLEKYKAAVASDLQLDLRENRRVSSSEAAFLDLHRSVLFHRLSLLGIAFARNRPSGQDSATWAEHWVIQWSPEVEIQVVESTLLGETIEVAAAYVLREKLQECRSIAEASVLIRIACQCAMTAQMEEGTRVLQNLAALSRDVVGMAAAARELSTILSFGDIRKVDTAPLLPLLEELFNRGCLFLLDASGCNDEAAGAMLTAMNELNGISLEHGDKLDDGQWLQELQQLAERDDRNPRLSGYACAILLERGSVSAGELAAEVSRRLSPGIPADLGAGWFEGLSMRGHYGLLSRMSLWEQLNDYINALDDDQFKRALVFLRRAFSTFSPREKTMISELLGELWGVNSEQAAEVLTGELKEEEAKMLDELNDFDFGDF; encoded by the coding sequence GTGACTGCGGCTGCTGAAGCTGGGGTACGTATCTTCGGGGTGCGCCATTTGTCGCCCGGCGGGGCCAGGCATCTGCTGGACTTTCTGGATGAGCACAAGCCTACAGCGGTGCTGATTGAAGGCCCCAGTGATGCAACGGATGAAATCCGCCATCTGACCGAGGGGGCAACCAGGCCCCCGGTAGCTATTCTGGCGTTCACCGATCAGGTTCCTGTCCGCACGGTGCTTTGGCCGTTCGCTGTCTACTCTCCTGAGTATCAGGCGATGAAATGGGCGAGGAAGAATAAGGCGGAGGCTGCCTTTATTGATCTTCCGTCTTCCGTAACCCTCGGTCTGCAGGGCGCCATGAACCGGAGCAGAGCGGCCGGGCCGGAAGCAGTGCCTTCCGCTGACCAGACAGATGAGCCGGAAGCGGCAGAGGTCCAGGATGAAGAATCTGTATACAGCCGGATTGCCCAGCTTGCCGGCGAATATGATTACGACATGTACTGGGAACGCAATTATGAGCATAACGACAGCAGCGGGGCATACCAGGCAGCTATTCATGCTTTCTCGGCGCACATGCGTGAGCTGGGAGAGGAGAAGGAGCTCAGGGAGCAGCCTTCCGAGTATGCTTACAATGCGCTCCGCGAAGCCTATATGCGCCGTCAGATTCAGCAGGCGGTTACTGCGGGGCACAAGCCGGATAATATTGTAGTCATCTGCGGGGCTTATCATGCCTCGGCACTGGCGGCAGCGCTGCCGCCGATGAGCGATGAAGAGCTGGCTGCACTTCCCTCACGGAGTACCAAGCTGACGCTGATGCCTTACTCTTACTATAAACTGTCCACCATGTCCGGCTATGGCGCCGGTAATGCTGCTCCGCATTACTTTGAAATGATGTGGGACGCTATGGCTGCCGGCAAGCCGGAAGAGCTGCCGCACCGCTATCTCTCTGCGGTAGCCGGCCATGTACGCAGCGGCGGCACCTACCGCTCCACCGCTGAAGTTATTGAAGCGGTCAGGCTTGCGGAATCGCTGGCTGCCCTGCACGGCGGCAGCAGGCCGGCGCTGCGCGACCTGCGTGATGCAGCTCAGACGCTGCTTGGCCACGGGGATCTGGGCGCTATAGCAGAACCGCTGGCACGGGTTGATGTCGGCACGGCGATCGGATATTTGCCAGAGGGTGTCAGCCAAACCCCGATTCAGGACGACCTGAACCGGCTGCTGAAGCAATATAAGCTGGAGAAATATAAAGCGGCGGTTGCAAGTGACCTGCAGCTGGATCTCCGCGAGAACCGCAGAGTATCAAGCAGCGAAGCTGCCTTTCTTGATTTGCACCGTTCGGTGCTGTTTCACCGGCTGAGCCTGCTGGGCATTGCATTTGCCCGGAACCGCCCCAGCGGCCAGGACAGTGCGACCTGGGCGGAGCATTGGGTGATCCAGTGGTCACCTGAGGTGGAGATTCAAGTAGTTGAATCGACACTGCTGGGTGAGACCATTGAAGTGGCTGCAGCTTATGTGCTGCGCGAGAAGCTGCAGGAATGCCGCTCTATTGCCGAAGCCTCCGTGCTGATCCGGATTGCCTGCCAGTGCGCTATGACTGCCCAGATGGAGGAAGGTACCCGGGTGCTGCAGAATCTGGCTGCCCTCAGCCGGGACGTGGTTGGTATGGCGGCTGCAGCACGTGAGCTGTCAACCATCCTGAGCTTCGGGGATATCCGCAAAGTCGATACAGCACCGCTTCTGCCGCTGCTGGAGGAGCTGTTCAACAGAGGCTGCCTGTTTCTGCTCGATGCCAGCGGCTGCAACGACGAGGCCGCCGGCGCGATGCTGACGGCCATGAATGAATTGAACGGGATCTCGCTGGAGCACGGAGACAAGCTGGATGACGGGCAATGGCTGCAGGAGCTGCAGCAGCTGGCGGAGCGCGACGACCGCAATCCGCGCCTGTCCGGCTATGCCTGCGCGATTCTGCTGGAGCGCGGCAGTGTTTCGGCCGGGGAGCTTGCGGCTGAGGTGTCGCGCCGCCTGTCCCCGGGCATACCGGCCGATCTGGGTGCCGGCTGGTTCGAAGGCCTGTCCATGCGCGGCCATTACGGCCTGCTGTCACGCATGAGCCTGTGGGAGCAGCTGAATGATTACATCAATGCACTGGATGACGACCAATTCAAGCGGGCACTGGTCTTTCTCCGCAGAGCGTTCAGCACGTTCTCCCCGCGCGAGAAGACGATGATTTCCGAGCTGCTGGGCGAGCTGTGGGGCGTAAACAGCGAGCAGGCGGCTGAGGTGCTGACCGGTGAGCTGAAGGAGGAGGAAGCCAAAATGCTGGATGAGCTGAATGATTTTGACTTCGGTGACTTTTAG
- a CDS encoding VWA domain-containing protein yields the protein MTNEHIEEHTLTRWRLILGQEADAALSGYGEGGQLSLTEEERVMDAALAAIYDETGAGGASGKTASNRGKGAGSGHGSLNLSKWLGDVRSFFPEDVVSIIQSDAMERKGWKQLLFEPELLAAVKPDIQLVGTLLSLKGKIPEKTKETARMLVKALVDDLVKLLETDIRRAVTGALNKRQHSPLPSLSGLDWKLTIQRNLKHYDQERRIIIPERFYYFDRARRSKEWTVIVDIDQSGSMADSVIWASVIGSIFASIPALNTRVVVFDTEVVDLTEQCANDPVDMLFGIQLGGGTDINKSVKYCEQFIEEPKKTLFIIVSDLYENGNQSALVRRMRELRESGVRTMTLLALSDSGKPSYDERLARQLSRDGTPCFACTPALLPALVEGALKGQDLAELAKRLGAQ from the coding sequence ATGACGAATGAACATATAGAGGAACACACGCTGACCCGCTGGCGGCTGATTCTCGGCCAGGAGGCGGATGCTGCACTGTCCGGATACGGGGAAGGCGGACAGCTGTCGCTGACGGAAGAAGAGCGGGTAATGGACGCTGCCCTGGCCGCCATATATGATGAGACAGGAGCCGGCGGAGCTTCGGGAAAGACAGCCAGCAACAGGGGCAAGGGCGCAGGGTCCGGGCACGGTTCCCTGAACCTGTCCAAATGGCTAGGAGACGTACGCAGCTTCTTTCCGGAAGATGTAGTCTCGATTATCCAGAGTGATGCCATGGAGCGCAAAGGCTGGAAGCAGCTGCTGTTTGAGCCTGAGCTGCTGGCTGCGGTCAAGCCGGATATTCAGCTGGTGGGAACCCTGCTCTCCCTGAAGGGCAAAATCCCAGAGAAGACAAAAGAGACAGCGCGTATGCTTGTTAAGGCGCTGGTCGATGATCTCGTCAAGCTGCTGGAGACTGATATCCGGCGTGCGGTCACAGGCGCGCTGAACAAGCGCCAGCATTCTCCGCTGCCCTCACTGAGCGGTCTGGACTGGAAGCTGACGATCCAGCGGAATCTCAAGCATTATGACCAGGAGCGGCGGATTATTATTCCTGAACGTTTTTATTACTTTGACCGGGCCCGCCGCAGCAAGGAATGGACGGTAATCGTTGATATTGACCAGAGCGGCTCGATGGCGGATTCAGTGATCTGGGCTTCGGTGATCGGCTCGATTTTTGCCAGTATCCCGGCCTTGAACACCCGTGTAGTTGTTTTTGATACAGAGGTGGTAGACCTGACCGAGCAATGCGCCAATGACCCGGTAGATATGCTGTTTGGTATTCAGCTCGGCGGCGGTACGGACATTAACAAATCCGTGAAATACTGTGAGCAGTTTATTGAAGAACCCAAAAAAACATTGTTTATCATCGTCTCTGACCTCTATGAGAACGGGAACCAGTCTGCACTCGTGCGGCGGATGCGTGAGCTCAGGGAGTCCGGTGTGCGCACAATGACGCTGCTGGCTTTATCTGATTCAGGCAAGCCCTCGTATGACGAGCGTCTGGCACGGCAGCTGTCCAGGGATGGTACACCTTGCTTTGCCTGCACACCGGCGCTGCTGCCTGCACTGGTTGAAGGCGCGCTGAAGGGCCAGGATCTTGCCGAACTGGCGAAGCGGCTGGGTGCCCAGTAA
- the asd gene encoding aspartate-semialdehyde dehydrogenase encodes MASKLRAGIVGGTGMVGQRFIALLENHPWFQVTVIAASKNSAGKTYEESVKGRWKLETAMPDAVKGIMVLDAANVEEVAADVDLIFCAVDMKKEEIKALEEAYAKTGTPVISNNSAHRWTPDVPMVIPEINPEHLAVIAQQRKRLGTETGFIAVKPNCSIQSYMPALNALSEFKPSKVVVTTYQAISGAGKTFTDWPEMLDNVIPYIGGEEEKSEQEPLRIWGQVTEEGIVKSEQPVITSQCIRVPVADGHMAAVFASFEQKPSKEEILERWNSFKGRPQELELPSAPKQFITYFQEENRPQTRLDRDIENGMGVSAGRLREDTLYDYKFVSLSHNTVRGAAGGAVLIAELLKAEGYIQPK; translated from the coding sequence ATGGCAAGTAAGTTAAGAGCGGGTATCGTTGGCGGTACTGGTATGGTAGGTCAGCGTTTTATTGCACTCCTTGAGAATCATCCATGGTTTCAGGTAACAGTCATTGCTGCGAGCAAGAATTCTGCAGGCAAAACATACGAAGAATCGGTAAAGGGCAGATGGAAGCTGGAAACAGCTATGCCTGATGCGGTAAAAGGTATTATGGTTCTGGATGCGGCTAATGTAGAAGAAGTGGCTGCAGACGTCGATCTGATTTTCTGTGCCGTTGACATGAAAAAAGAAGAAATCAAAGCACTGGAAGAAGCTTATGCCAAGACAGGCACACCTGTTATCTCCAATAACTCGGCACACCGCTGGACGCCTGACGTTCCGATGGTCATTCCTGAGATCAATCCGGAGCATCTGGCGGTTATCGCCCAGCAGCGTAAACGTCTGGGAACGGAAACAGGCTTCATCGCCGTTAAGCCGAACTGTTCGATCCAGAGCTACATGCCGGCGCTGAATGCTTTGAGCGAATTCAAGCCGTCTAAGGTGGTAGTAACAACTTACCAGGCGATTTCGGGAGCCGGCAAAACGTTTACCGACTGGCCGGAAATGCTGGACAACGTTATTCCATACATCGGCGGGGAAGAAGAGAAGAGCGAGCAGGAGCCGCTGCGGATCTGGGGCCAGGTGACTGAGGAAGGCATCGTCAAAAGCGAACAGCCTGTCATCACCAGCCAGTGTATCCGCGTACCTGTGGCCGACGGCCATATGGCAGCGGTATTCGCTTCCTTTGAGCAGAAGCCGTCCAAGGAAGAAATCCTGGAGCGCTGGAACAGCTTTAAGGGACGCCCGCAGGAGCTTGAGCTGCCAAGCGCACCGAAGCAGTTCATCACCTATTTCCAGGAAGAAAACCGTCCGCAGACCAGACTCGACCGCGACATTGAGAATGGAATGGGTGTCTCTGCAGGCAGACTGCGTGAAGATACGCTGTACGATTACAAATTCGTCAGCCTTTCCCACAATACTGTCCGCGGTGCTGCCGGCGGCGCTGTGCTGATTGCAGAGCTGTTGAAAGCAGAAGGTTATATCCAGCCGAAATAA
- a CDS encoding DUF3934 family protein has product MVAKSKGGGTGRGTGSKGWTRWNKTAKPVKPKKGTTGSQGPNGAVKDSSETKKGGRK; this is encoded by the coding sequence ATTGTGGCAAAAAGTAAGGGCGGCGGCACAGGCAGAGGAACCGGCAGCAAAGGCTGGACCCGCTGGAACAAGACAGCGAAGCCGGTGAAGCCGAAAAAAGGAACAACAGGCAGCCAAGGGCCAAACGGTGCCGTTAAAGACAGCAGCGAAACTAAAAAGGGTGGACGTAAATAA
- a CDS encoding pseudouridine synthase translates to MRIDKYMSKTGIYPRRETARLLAAGRITVNGEVCGKNTILEPDDLVAVDGKPVSMTVQESVYLALNKPMGITCTAARGVEGNIIDYINYPSRIFAVGRLDKHSEGLILLTNDGDIVNTMMRSENQHEKEYRVTVDKPVTVPFLEAMSAGVAILGTVTKPCVTYPIAEQQFGIILTQGLNLQIRRMCKELGQRVLRLERTRIMNITLDGLERGVWRHLTGQELDTLMESLNG, encoded by the coding sequence ATGAGGATCGATAAATATATGAGCAAAACGGGCATTTATCCGCGCCGGGAGACTGCCAGACTGCTTGCCGCCGGCCGGATTACAGTAAACGGTGAGGTCTGCGGTAAAAATACTATTTTGGAGCCGGATGATCTGGTAGCTGTTGACGGAAAGCCGGTAAGCATGACCGTGCAGGAATCCGTCTATTTGGCCCTTAACAAGCCTATGGGCATTACCTGTACAGCGGCGCGCGGGGTAGAAGGCAATATTATTGATTACATCAACTATCCTTCACGCATCTTTGCTGTAGGACGGCTGGATAAGCATTCGGAGGGTCTGATCCTGCTCACTAACGACGGAGATATCGTTAACACCATGATGCGTTCGGAAAATCAGCATGAGAAGGAATACCGGGTAACAGTAGATAAGCCGGTGACCGTACCCTTCCTGGAAGCGATGTCCGCCGGTGTTGCCATACTGGGGACTGTCACCAAGCCTTGTGTTACTTACCCGATAGCAGAGCAGCAATTTGGCATTATACTCACCCAGGGACTTAATCTGCAGATCCGCCGGATGTGTAAAGAGCTGGGACAAAGAGTGCTCCGCCTGGAGCGGACCCGGATTATGAATATTACACTGGACGGCCTGGAAAGAGGAGTGTGGCGGCATCTGACCGGACAGGAGCTGGACACACTGATGGAGTCCCTGAACGGATGA